In Listeria monocytogenes, the following proteins share a genomic window:
- the rpoZ gene encoding DNA-directed RNA polymerase subunit omega has protein sequence MLYPSIDNLLLKIDSKYSLVTVAAKRARYMQLENDKGVLPSYQSDKFVGKALEEIHAGKLVLKNDDK, from the coding sequence ATGTTATATCCATCAATTGATAATTTATTGTTAAAAATCGACTCAAAATATTCACTAGTTACCGTGGCTGCCAAACGTGCACGCTACATGCAACTGGAAAATGATAAAGGCGTATTGCCAAGCTACCAATCCGACAAATTTGTTGGGAAAGCGTTAGAAGAAATTCACGCTGGAAAATTAGTTTTAAAAAACGACGATAAATAA
- the coaBC gene encoding bifunctional phosphopantothenoylcysteine decarboxylase/phosphopantothenate--cysteine ligase CoaBC — protein MQGKNILLAVSGGIAVYKAVALTSKLTQAGANVKVMMTEHAQEFVPPLSFQVLSKNDVYTDTFDEKKSSVVAHIDLADWADLVIVAPATANVIGKMANGIADDMVTTTILAIEAPVWVAPAMNVHMIQHPAVIRNINRLYADGVRFIEPEEGYLACGYVGRGRLEEPEKIVLRIAEFFQEDKNLLQGKNVLVTAGATREKLDPVRYFTNHSTGKMGFSIAESAARHGAKVTLVTTSKALPVPPGVEAIYVESAEEMYQAVDEHKVSQDIFVMTAAVADYTPAKVSDQKIKKQPGDFAIEMKRTKDILLEIGQHKTADQVVIGFAAETENLEANARKKLTSKNADMIVANDISVAGAGFSGDTNIVTFYRKDGSSEALPILDKKEVAEYIIKETANFLRK, from the coding sequence ATGCAAGGAAAAAATATCTTACTCGCAGTGTCTGGTGGCATTGCTGTTTATAAAGCAGTCGCACTTACAAGTAAATTAACGCAAGCAGGAGCAAACGTCAAAGTGATGATGACAGAACATGCACAGGAATTTGTTCCACCGCTTTCGTTCCAAGTATTATCTAAAAATGATGTATACACAGATACATTTGACGAAAAAAAATCAAGTGTGGTCGCACATATTGACTTAGCTGATTGGGCTGATTTAGTAATTGTCGCACCAGCTACCGCAAATGTGATTGGCAAAATGGCAAATGGAATCGCTGATGATATGGTAACGACAACCATTCTTGCAATAGAGGCACCAGTTTGGGTGGCACCAGCAATGAATGTCCACATGATCCAACACCCAGCAGTTATTCGAAATATTAATCGATTATACGCAGACGGTGTCCGTTTTATCGAGCCAGAAGAAGGTTACTTAGCTTGTGGCTATGTTGGTCGCGGTCGTCTTGAAGAACCAGAAAAAATCGTTCTTCGGATTGCTGAATTTTTTCAAGAAGATAAAAACCTCCTTCAAGGAAAAAATGTGCTAGTAACAGCCGGCGCAACTCGCGAAAAATTAGATCCAGTACGCTATTTCACTAACCATTCAACTGGGAAAATGGGCTTTAGCATAGCAGAATCTGCGGCGCGTCACGGTGCGAAGGTTACGCTAGTTACTACAAGTAAAGCACTTCCCGTACCTCCTGGTGTAGAAGCAATCTATGTCGAATCGGCAGAAGAAATGTATCAAGCTGTGGATGAACATAAAGTGTCACAAGATATCTTCGTGATGACAGCAGCAGTTGCCGATTACACGCCAGCGAAAGTTTCAGACCAAAAAATTAAAAAACAGCCGGGCGATTTTGCCATTGAAATGAAACGAACCAAAGATATTTTACTCGAAATTGGTCAACACAAAACTGCGGACCAAGTCGTGATTGGCTTTGCCGCTGAAACAGAAAATCTAGAAGCAAACGCACGTAAAAAACTAACATCCAAAAATGCCGATATGATTGTCGCTAACGATATTAGCGTAGCGGGAGCAGGCTTTTCCGGGGATACGAATATCGTGACATTTTACCGAAAAGATGGTTCTAGCGAAGCGCTACCGATACTAGATAAAAAAGAAGTTGCTGAATATATCATCAAAGAAACTGCTAACTTTTTAAGGAAGTGA